A portion of the Pseudomonas synxantha BG33R genome contains these proteins:
- the zwf gene encoding glucose-6-phosphate dehydrogenase, whose amino-acid sequence MTANGKKPKAEPAPPTTLFLFGAHGDLVKRLLMPALYNLSRDGLLGDGLRIVGVDHNAISDADFAKKLEDFIRTEAASKVRGNAEHALDPALWAQLAKGISYVEGDFLDDGTYADIAQKIADSGTGNAVFYLATAPRFFSEVVQRLGSAGLLNETDDGFRRVVIEKPFGSDLATAEALNACLLKVMSEKQIYRIDHYLGKETVQNILVSRFSNVLFEAFWNNHYIDHVQITAAETVGVETRGNFFEKTGTLRDMVPNHLFQLLAMVAMEPPAAFGADAVRGEKAKVVGAIRPWSLEDARANSVRGQYTAGEIAGKPLPGYREEANVAPDSSTETFVALKVMIDNWRWVGVPFYLRTGKRMSIRDTEIVICFKQAPYAQFRDTEVDELKPTYLKIQIQPNEGMWFDLLAKKPGPTLEMANIELGFDYKDFFEMQPSTGYETLIYDCLTGDQTLFQRADNIENGWRAVQPFLDAWKEDDGIQAYKAGEDGPVAADALLARDGRTWHSLG is encoded by the coding sequence ATGACCGCCAACGGCAAGAAACCCAAGGCCGAACCCGCTCCACCTACCACGTTGTTTCTGTTTGGCGCCCATGGCGACCTGGTCAAGCGCCTGCTCATGCCGGCGCTGTACAACCTGAGCCGCGACGGGTTGCTGGGCGATGGCCTGCGTATTGTCGGCGTTGATCACAACGCCATCAGCGACGCAGACTTCGCCAAGAAGCTTGAGGATTTCATTCGCACCGAAGCCGCCAGCAAGGTCCGGGGCAATGCTGAACATGCCCTGGACCCTGCGCTGTGGGCGCAACTGGCCAAGGGCATCAGCTATGTCGAGGGCGACTTCCTTGACGACGGCACTTACGCGGATATTGCGCAGAAGATCGCCGACAGCGGCACCGGCAACGCCGTGTTCTACCTCGCCACTGCGCCGCGCTTCTTCAGTGAAGTGGTGCAGCGCCTGGGCAGTGCCGGTTTGTTGAATGAAACGGACGATGGCTTTCGGCGCGTGGTTATCGAGAAGCCGTTCGGCTCCGACCTGGCCACCGCCGAGGCGCTGAACGCATGCCTGCTCAAGGTGATGAGCGAGAAGCAGATCTACCGCATCGACCATTACCTGGGCAAGGAGACGGTGCAGAACATTCTGGTCAGCCGCTTCTCCAACGTGCTGTTCGAAGCATTCTGGAACAACCACTACATCGATCACGTGCAAATCACCGCGGCTGAAACCGTCGGCGTTGAAACCCGAGGTAACTTTTTCGAAAAAACCGGCACACTGCGTGACATGGTGCCCAACCATCTGTTCCAGCTGCTGGCGATGGTCGCCATGGAGCCGCCGGCAGCCTTCGGCGCCGATGCGGTGCGCGGTGAGAAAGCCAAGGTGGTCGGTGCAATTCGCCCCTGGTCGCTGGAAGATGCGCGGGCCAATTCCGTGCGCGGCCAGTACACCGCCGGCGAAATCGCTGGCAAGCCATTGCCCGGTTATCGCGAAGAAGCCAACGTCGCACCCGACAGCAGCACCGAGACCTTCGTTGCGCTCAAAGTGATGATTGATAACTGGCGTTGGGTCGGTGTGCCGTTTTACTTGCGAACCGGCAAGCGCATGAGCATCCGCGACACCGAGATCGTGATTTGCTTCAAGCAGGCGCCTTATGCGCAATTTCGCGATACCGAAGTCGATGAGCTCAAGCCCACTTACTTGAAAATCCAGATCCAGCCGAACGAAGGCATGTGGTTCGACCTGCTGGCCAAGAAGCCTGGGCCGACTCTGGAGATGGCCAATATCGAGTTGGGTTTTGACTACAAGGACTTCTTCGAGATGCAGCCCTCGACAGGTTACGAAACCCTGATCTACGACTGTTTGACCGGCGATCAGACGTTGTTCCAGCGTGCCGACAACATCGAGAACGGTTGGCGCGCCGTGCAGCCGTTCCTGGATGCCTGGAAGGAAGACGACGGTATCCAGGCCTACAAGGCTGGCGAAGATGGCCCGGTGGCAGCGGATGCGTTACTCGCTCGTGACGGCCGCACCTGGCACAGCCTCGGATGA
- the gnd gene encoding phosphogluconate dehydrogenase (NAD(+)-dependent, decarboxylating), whose amino-acid sequence MQLGIIGLGRMGGNIARRLMLNGHTTVVYDRNEAFVKALSEEGAAGVADLNALVAGLQKPRAVWVMLPAGAPTEDTINALSELLEDGDVIIDGGNTNYKDDVRRGKALAEKGLHYVDVGTSGGVWGLERGYCMMIGGDVETVQRLDPIFKSLAPGLGNIPRTKDRSAAADPRAEHGYIHAGPAGSGHFVKMIHNGIEYGMMQAFAEGFDILKTKNSENLPEDQRFDLNVADIAEVWRRGSVVSSWLLDLTADALATDPKLDGYSGSVADSGEGRWTIEAAMEQAVPVPVLSTSLFARFRSRQQSTYGDKMLSAMRFGFGGHVETSKK is encoded by the coding sequence ATGCAACTGGGGATTATCGGACTAGGCCGCATGGGCGGTAACATTGCGCGGCGCCTGATGCTCAATGGGCATACCACCGTTGTATACGACCGTAACGAAGCCTTCGTCAAAGCCTTGAGCGAGGAGGGCGCCGCTGGCGTCGCCGACTTGAATGCCCTGGTGGCTGGCCTGCAAAAGCCCCGTGCGGTCTGGGTAATGTTGCCGGCGGGCGCGCCCACCGAAGACACTATCAATGCCTTGAGCGAGTTGCTCGAAGACGGCGATGTGATCATCGACGGCGGCAATACCAACTACAAGGATGACGTACGTCGCGGCAAGGCCCTGGCTGAAAAGGGCCTGCACTACGTTGACGTCGGCACTTCCGGCGGCGTCTGGGGCCTGGAGCGTGGCTATTGCATGATGATCGGCGGCGACGTCGAGACCGTGCAGCGTCTGGACCCGATCTTCAAGAGCCTGGCCCCTGGCCTAGGCAATATCCCGCGCACCAAGGACCGTTCGGCCGCAGCCGACCCACGCGCCGAGCACGGTTATATCCATGCAGGCCCGGCGGGTTCCGGTCATTTCGTCAAGATGATCCACAACGGCATTGAATACGGAATGATGCAGGCGTTCGCCGAAGGTTTTGACATCCTCAAGACCAAGAACTCGGAGAACCTGCCGGAGGATCAGCGCTTTGACCTCAACGTTGCCGATATCGCCGAAGTCTGGCGCCGTGGCAGCGTGGTGTCGTCGTGGCTGCTGGACTTGACCGCCGACGCCCTGGCCACCGACCCGAAACTCGATGGTTACTCCGGTTCCGTAGCGGACAGCGGCGAAGGCCGTTGGACCATCGAAGCGGCGATGGAACAAGCGGTGCCGGTACCGGTGCTGTCGACATCGCTGTTTGCGCGTTTCCGCTCCCGCCAGCAGAGCACCTACGGCGACAAAATGCTGTCTGCCATGCGCTTCGGCTTTGGCGGCCATGTGGAGACTTCCAAAAAATGA
- a CDS encoding DUF6026 family protein: MSTAQMTRPPQTLYVSIRRDELRQLKDERDQLQQEVLRLRSHLQAQLELPSQAKPALC; this comes from the coding sequence ATGAGCACAGCACAGATGACCCGCCCGCCACAGACCCTCTACGTCAGCATCCGCCGCGATGAATTGCGCCAGTTGAAGGACGAGCGCGATCAGTTGCAACAGGAAGTCCTGCGTCTGCGTTCACACCTTCAAGCCCAGCTCGAACTGCCATCCCAGGCCAAGCCGGCGCTCTGCTGA
- a CDS encoding Cof-type HAD-IIB family hydrolase, translated as MSDVTIHPIRFVLSDVDGTLLHPDHSLSQRTADAIAAMREAGVLFSLASGRPPKAMLHLIETFGIDVPVAGFNGGTLVNPDGSILVAHHLPAEAALVTLALFSAEPDVEVWVFADGDWLRRDPPGPMVQREADGLGYGPVVVESFEPYLDRVDKIVAASNNTQLLVELEAQLQPKVQGLAQVSRSQPVYLDVTAMLANKGEALKTLAEHLGVPLNQTAAIGDGGNDPAMFHVAGLSIAMGQAEETVKRQANVVTGSNVEDGAAEAFERFILAAR; from the coding sequence ATGAGTGACGTAACGATTCATCCCATCCGCTTTGTCCTCAGTGATGTAGACGGGACGCTGTTGCACCCCGACCACAGCCTCAGTCAGCGCACCGCCGACGCTATTGCTGCGATGCGTGAAGCCGGGGTGCTGTTCAGCCTGGCCAGCGGGCGTCCGCCCAAGGCCATGCTGCATTTGATCGAGACGTTTGGCATCGATGTGCCGGTGGCCGGCTTCAACGGCGGCACGCTGGTCAACCCGGATGGCAGCATCCTGGTGGCTCACCATTTGCCGGCAGAAGCGGCACTGGTCACGCTGGCGCTGTTTTCTGCCGAGCCGGATGTAGAAGTGTGGGTGTTTGCCGACGGCGATTGGCTGCGCCGCGACCCGCCAGGGCCAATGGTGCAGCGCGAAGCTGATGGCCTGGGCTATGGCCCGGTGGTCGTGGAGAGCTTCGAGCCCTACCTGGACCGGGTCGACAAGATTGTCGCGGCCAGTAACAACACGCAGTTGCTGGTGGAGTTGGAAGCGCAGTTGCAGCCCAAGGTACAAGGCTTGGCTCAGGTATCGCGTTCACAGCCGGTGTATCTGGACGTGACCGCAATGCTGGCTAACAAAGGCGAGGCCTTGAAAACCCTGGCTGAGCACCTTGGCGTGCCGCTGAACCAGACCGCCGCCATCGGCGACGGCGGCAACGATCCGGCGATGTTTCACGTGGCTGGATTGTCGATTGCAATGGGCCAGGCCGAAGAAACCGTCAAGCGCCAGGCCAATGTGGTGACCGGCAGCAACGTCGAGGACGGGGCTGCCGAGGCGTTCGAACGGTTTATTCTCGCGGCACGCTAA